GAGGGCGATCATGCTCCACTTCATCACGCGCATCGTGATTTGCTCCTTTGGTTTTAGGAAGAGTACTGCCGTCCCACCTATATTTTTGTCTGGGCGGCTCTTTCTTTTTTGTGTCGGCGCAAACTTATATCACGCTGACAATATTGGCGATACTTGCCCATCTATCCTTTCAGCTTCTTTACGAGCCTGTCGTAAATTGCTATGTCCATGTCGCAAATTTACAGTCCGAATGTAACCGGACTGACAACTTCAATACTGTTTTAAAACCTTGAAACCAGGGTGGAAAAGTCACCCTTGAAAGTTTTAACACTTCCCTGAAAAGCATTGACCCGCTGTGGTTTTCTGTCGCGAAACACCGGCTTCCTGCGGGTGCTGTTGTCGACCATATGAGTGTGAATGCAACAAGCGTGCACAAACGCGTGGCTGAATGTGATTTTTTCGTGAAAATTGTCAACGCTCTGTAAAAACCGCATAAGCACGGGCTTTTTACGCCGTTTGGTTTGGCTTCGGCGTGCCTGCTGTACTCCTGTGTGCAGGAGCGTAACCCCTGCACCCGAGCAAAACGTTACCGGTTCACCCCGTTCGGTGGGTAGTGGGCGGGTCCGTTTAACGCACAAATGGGTCATTTTGGTGCAGATGCTTCCTGCGCATATTTTTGCTCCGTACCACTGGTCTCTGCGTGCAAGCCCTCTGGTTCAAGGTCTTGAGGCATATCCTGTGCCCTGACTTTGACTGAGTGTGGGGGCGCTGGTCATTTAGCGTAGCTGAAATATTGGCCTGTCTCGAAATGGTGCGCTTTTTTTTGTGCCGTCCTGTTTAGGCGCGTATTTGGCCGGGAGCATTCGCCGTGAAGCGCCCGGCATTCGCAGGTATGCTGGGCGCCTGAAACCTGACCCGCCGAACGGGAGTGACTGCTGTGTTCGCCTTAGATCCACGTCTTCAACAAGACACCTTGCCCCTCGGGGATTTCCCCCTGTGCCGGCTGCTGCTTTGCAATGACTCGAATTACCCATGGTTCATCCTGGTGCCGCGCATTGACGGTATCAGCGAAGTGTTTCAACTGGATGTCGCTGACCAGCAGCGGGTGTGGCAGGAGAGCACCGCGCTGGCGCAACTGCTTAATGAAGGGTTTGGCGCCGATAAAATGA
This genomic window from Pseudomonas sp. Bout1 contains:
- a CDS encoding HIT domain-containing protein, which produces MFALDPRLQQDTLPLGDFPLCRLLLCNDSNYPWFILVPRIDGISEVFQLDVADQQRVWQESTALAQLLNEGFGADKMNIGALGNVVSQLHVHVIVRKRDDAAWPAPVWGKHPAKPYSDEQVAAIRARLREILPTDFTFLEA